The Primulina huaijiensis isolate GDHJ02 chromosome 6, ASM1229523v2, whole genome shotgun sequence genomic sequence ATATTATAAGAAGACCACTCAAGGCTAAAAAATCTCGACAAGTCAAAACAAGTCAGCCTCCACTACAACAAGCCTGGAAATGGGAGGCACAATTGCACTGAGTATCTAGCCATGAAGCATTATGGCCAcgatatgttttatattgaagtaatCTTCTTAATTAACTATTGTTCTTGGGTTTTGGATACCGATTGTGGTTCTGATCTTTCAATGATTTGCATGTGATGGAAGAAGAAAGAGGCTTAAAGAAAGATAAATTTTCCGAGGCTCGGGAATGGAGCAAGGTTTGCTGTCATGGCAATAGGAGTTGTTATTTTGatattaaacaataattttaatctattttttaaaaatgttttatatATTCCTGATTTggctaaaaacattatttctatttcgatgcttgataaagatgattattcttgtgtttttgttaAAGATGTTTGCAGTATTTATacgaatgaatgtttgattggaactgggAAATTAGAAAacgatatataaaaattaaaattaaaagatatttcattgagtaatgtccaaacataatcaacaaaaataaaagaaaacaagatagtcCTAACCCAACACACATATGACATGCTAGATTAgatcatatttcccaaagaagaaTGCACAAGATCATGAGAGACGgaatgtttgacttgtcaaaCTTAAAATCTCTACCTACTTCTGAATCTTGTCTGAAAGAAAATATGACCAAAACCATTTCAAAGGGAAATGCAGTGTGTGAACATGGCATAttagatttgatccatacagatgCGTTTGGCTTGCTAATTATTAGCATGAAATATGGTCAATTCTatttcattacctttactgttGATCATTTAAAGTAtgtgtatgtgtatttgatgaaataaaagtttgaagcatttgaaaaatTCAAGGTATTCAGAGATTAAGTAGATAACAAACTGGGAAAAAGTATCAAGATACTTCAATTAGACCGAGGTGAAGAataattatgttttgagttCCAAAGCTATCTTAAATAGaatgatattatctcacaaTGGACTCCACCGGCAACACCTCTGCTCGATGGTGTAGCAGAACGTCGTAATTGGACATATAtagacatggttcgatctataaAGAGATTCAATTAGATGCTACCATATTTTTGGGGTTTTGCGCTTGAAACCATGACAAAGTTGTTGAATAATATCCATACTAAGACAGCCGAATAAACACAATATTAGATATGGATGGAGAAACCTCCCGAGTATTCTTATATAAGAAtgtggggatgtcctgcttatgtgaagtagACAGTAAGAGATAAATTTGATAGTTTATCATTTTGTGCTATTTTGTTGGATATCCAAataattctgttggatattatttatataatccAAAAGAAACGAAAAATTTTGTTTCTACAAATTCCAACTTATTTGAAAAggaatttttatttgatataaagGGTGAAATTATGGATATTGAAGAATTTCAAGAAATGCCCACAATTGAGGTAATAAGACGTGTTTCCCAACATCTAGTAGAAGAAGTACACACACCCATAAGGTCTGAAAGGATGATAAGGCCAAGATGATCCTGACCATGGAAGAGAAACTTTAAAGAAGCAATATTTGATGCATATTAATCTAAATGTCCTGAAGTCATGAAGTCTGAGATGAACTTCAAGTATTCGAATTAAGTTTGGACATTAGTGAATCCACTTGAGGGAAATATTCttataggatgcaaatggatctataAGAAGAAACTTGGGCGGATGGGAAgctattgaccttcaaagcaataTTGGTGGCAAAAAGTTATATTAAAAGGCAAAGAATTAACTATGAATAAACTTTTTCTTTATTCTCAATGTTCTAGTCCATTAGGATTCTACTAGTCATAGCAACATGAtattaatatgaaatatatatgaaGACAACGTTCCTTAATGGAGATATTAAGACAAATATATATGTGTttcaacctgaaggattcacaTAAGTGGAAAGCGAGCATAAGGTATCCAAGCTTCAATGGTCGAtctatggtctcaaacaagcatCAAGAATTTGGAACCTTATATTCAATAACACTATCGAGGagttcgatttttttaaaaattttgaggaaCCATGTTTGTATAAGAAAGTTAGTGGAAGTTATTcttaatggagttgatccagtcctgGTTAATTATGAAAACAATGGCGTCGTTGCACAAGAAAAGGAAGTAAGGTTTCACCAgcaatccaaacatatactaaAGAAGTTCCGCAtcatccgagagattgtggtAAGAAGAGATATATCATTCGATATAGTCAACTCTGCAAACAACATTGTTGATCCATTGACAAAGCCCGTGTCAGGTCTATTAtttgagaagcatcgtgaaGCAATAAGATTGAAGCTTATGGGTAGTTGGCGACATGTAGAGTAGAAGGCCCGAAAGCCAATTGTTGGTTGGTTACTTGATTgaatcaaatttaataaataatatttattttaatataatttatatttatttaggtatttattttattggtttacccatgcaagctgcatagataaggACATTACATATACAAATAGTAAATGAATATCATGATATACGAATATTTAATTACTCTATATTCTAAACCAAGTTCCTATTCAATTGGGCCGCCCAAAAAGAGGATAAGGACCGCTCGatcttgagactagtatctgtgatgttgtgtatcaCGCTCTTTATTATGGACATAGATATGTTCGAAAAAACATATTAGTGCTCATATGATGGGTTAACTGAACTACCCTTACTCGGATATTCTAAGTGTTTATCATTTATCTAGTGGATGAAGTCAATGGTTACAGTTGTACACTATTATTCCTTATGACTAGGGACAACACTGAGGTTCCCCATGCTAGGGCTGCGCTTTGACTCGTATACTGAATCCATGATAGTCATTAGGTAAAGATATTGGTTGCAGTCacgacacatgtaggagccagtacAATATAGTCGGGGATTAATCGCCCACCTACGGCCGTGGATATTCATGAGACCTGATAAAATAATAGTGAATGAAATATGTAGACAAAGTTTGAGATGTGCTTTAGGGGAAATGGGTTTCGTAGTTGCACATGCAATGCCACTATGATATACATCAAATGGTTATCGAATCTCGAGTAACCTTCGATGGACTAATGGTTTTAGAatcgatcgtgatatatgatatgaatagATCGTATTGTGCGCTAACCATAATCGATTGGTCTTTTAGAAACTGTCAGTAATACATAAGGAATCATGGAACGATATTGCTAGACTCTCTTATCATGATTCTAAAGATCTAATCAGAAGCAAGTTCCGACATTTTTATGATCAGTTGACGCATAGAGTGAAGTTAATTATGGTAAGTCCAAATAACGGAAATATTTTGTCCTTAATCACAATGAGTTGTGAACCAGCGACTATGTATATcgttgaaccattgagggtcacacaaacaTTGATTGTCCTTAATCACAATGAGTTGTGAACCAGCGACTATGTATATcgttgaaccattgagggtcacacaaacattggtttacttgttccccttgagatatataaattaaaggaGTATAATTTGGATAAAGAAGTTTGATGTGATCAAATATTGAtgttataaaagagtttataagtgttTCGAAGAATTTGAGAATACATTTGCTGAAAAAGTGAAAAGGGAGTGAAACTGCCAAAAATGTAAGGATGTGCTACAAAACTGGAAAATGCCATGTTTTGAATTAGTGGTTCGAAAAGTATGACTTTGTATCACAATAACGAGCTATTTAAACTCGTTACATAATTAATGACATCTAATCATCGATCTAGATTATAATGATACTACGATTAAGGGCTCAAAGTAAGTGACCAAGACCAAGCTCGTCTGGTAAATTAAGTGAGCCCATGaggttaattataaataggtgATTTTGATTGACCTAATTGATATTCTAGCGTAGCCTCCAAGCAGAAATCTCTCCCCTACCTTACTTCATTTTTATTTCTTCCACGTTCGGCCGCCAATTCGGGCCGCCGTCGGTCGTGCTTGGCCTTCGTCCACCACCATCGGTCTCTGTTGATGTTTCTCTCTGTTCTTTCTCATTCTCTTCGCAAATGATCTtgtttgtttttctagtgcacgCAATCAATCAAAGGAATTTAAATTCTGATCGTGTACCTAATTAGACTTTCAAAAGAAGAGTAAACAAAGAAGGGCTAGATATATCTGCTTAATAACCAGAGTAGTTGGAGacacaacaattttttttttaagataataaactaaaacatcatataaatggttatttattttatttgttttattcaTACGCACACCTCTCGTTTATTGTCTGAacgagaaaaattgaaattttgccATGTGGTGTGAGAACGAGGTATCACAGCATCATATCGTATGAATGAAAAACCAATACCAATTAATTAAgacattttaaatttgaaatacaattgGCTGGGGATGAGTacgaattttaaaatattgaaaattgatGTAATTAATATGGCCAAGctcaaattaaaatgtttggGACCGCTTGTGATGTGATGTCTTTTTTACACTGACGAAATATGACGCACACTGGCGCAACAACGAGCCGAAACATGGAGCCCAGTTGCGTGGGCAAAGTTTTAATTGTTGTCGTTTGGAAAAGACTTgcttttcataaaaaaaatataatatttacttTTGCCAACTAAAATATCTGTTTTAAGACTTGCGAACACACCTCTGCGCGCTATTTTTCGGTGCATATTGGATAGCCCTCCGGAGTAGCGCAATAGTCTGCAAATTATGCGAACAAGATAAATCACACTTGGCAAAACTGTACGACAGGCTAGCTTGTCTGAGGAAGTGTTGATAGAGAGAATTAAACTACTGACTAAATGTTCACCTAGTACTCCAACCAACTCGAACATCTTCGCAAGagcattaaaatatttattcaacgGATATAAGTTTTTAGGTTCAGGACAATTAATAAAGGGGAATATCAAGAGCTCGACATGATTCAGGTAATTATATAACGTATGGGATCCCATAGTCCATAACACTAAATTgcattattaaattctttaaaataatatgtatgtaCATAACAACGTAAAACATCATGAATTCAAGGGAATTTTCCGAAATTTGAGTTCGTTAATTAATCAAATGGTTCAATTTATTTCAATTGTATGTAATCCATTTATGAAATTAAGCTCTGTGAAACTCTGATGCACTCCATCAACTTGGAAGTTGGTGAATGTCTTTCAAAAACATTGGACAAGAATGAGAGGTGATGTTAGTTCGACGAGACGTGCCGTAAATTTATCCAATAAAGTATAAAATGACAGTCGATTTCAATGTGCTTATTTTGTTCGATTGGAGAAATCTCGTAGTATTCAATTTACTAGCAGTAGCAAACATGGCCAATGGGGAAGAAAATCAAGAAGATTCCCATATATCAATTTCTTCAACGCAATTAGGCTGCAGAGAATTCCCAAAATCATTTCAGTGTCAGACGAAAATATCGTTGGATTACGACTGATTTATGGGTTTCTTGACAAATTTGAAATAAGTTTTTGGTTTCTGGAGAATTTGCGAAATTTAATGGAAGGTGGGGAGCTTCTACATCATCATTTTTGCAGTCATGATGACTAGCAATATATCTATTTTCTTGTTCATTTGGAAATGTGAGTTGCTGAAACTAGTCATACACCAAGTTAAAATTTGGTGACATGATCATGTAAATTTAAGTGCTAGATGTgtcaataaataattttggtaGTGCTATACCAAGTGAGATTGGAAATTgcacaaaattataattaagtcCTCGTTTTGTCAAATTCATGGGATCTTCTTCTAGGTGTTTACGGGTTAGAGAGTAGTTCTATAAAGTAGAAAATTGTCTTTTACAGCTGATGAATTAAATTTTTACGACGATAATATTCTTGCAatgtttttgttattatataGGTCAAAAACTCGATTTGCTACTATATTTTTGTGGATTTGACTATCATCTTTATATGTTTATTGATTAATCACAAATCGAAAGATAATTAGTTAAATATAGCTGGCAACAAAGAATTCAATCAACACCTAGTAAAATTGAGTATGAATAGATTTGATTTATATGTAAGATTTTAGGTGAAAACTGAAATtcctaaaaatttaatttttttagatctaattaaattcaattagcaataattgaatttttagatttaaataagtattaatttataaatatgtggaatcttttaataaataaattgaagatTTCACCGTGATTTTTCAAAGGATTCGATAATTAATTGGATTTTAACATGTGTCAATACAATATAGTTTGGTACAGTTGTGCGTGTGTCCTTTATCTGAATTTGAGGTTCTTCCTTGATCATTGAATATCACtagatttaattttaaatattcccttgtttgttaattttaattaataattttatcttcttttttttttattcagtcTAGCTTAAGTTAAGTAGTTAAAATTCtagttattaaatattaatctttACGATATCTTCTTGGACTTTAACTCGGCTATATCATAACTTCACATGGTCCAGTTGCTAGTTTTTCCCAACCGAAAAGATCGGTCAACATGCATCTTGATCCATTATCCATTGATTAATTGAGGTACTAGTCTTGGTATTTATGTACTTGGGATGACTCGATATCCTACCGCGGGGTTGCTCAACCCTGTCTTGCCTTTCCTTCTCTTGTTTTGGATTATCACAATGATGGCAATGGAGAAAGCAGCATGACCCTGGTTCATTGTGCTTGCCAACCAGCATGGAAAGTCTTGCGTCCGATGTCACgtcccgaaactcgggattgacACCGACGTTGTTGAACAATCACACGATCGAAACAACAAGCCTTTtgtagcacagtataaaccgaaccagtttatatatcataatttcaacgaaataaacattgtctttacaataccGAAATCCGAAAATGACAGAGTttaatgcggaaacgtaaacataataaactttaaacttaatcTAAATTCCTCGAGcattcaccatccccagaactgTTCGGACTTTTCCTCCTCGAGTTCTTTTTCGGGCTTATCTGGGAAGGGTTGTaagggggtgagtattttgggaaatactcagtaaatggggaaATTTCGaacacaacataaaattttataacattttcgaaaacataacatataaatacagcatgcttttcataatcgtAACATCATATCCATAACATAATAACACTGCGATTTTTCACCTTCaacggtttactgacgtcagtccctaagttttaatcctctaagggggcgaggccataaaacggttctatcccaccTTGAAGGGCCATAtattggaattccacccattttcaagGAATTCTCACAGTGTCAAAACATAACgtatcaaaatttcataaaaacgaATAGACGGGAGACGAGCtcgaccgaatttttttaacatcaagAACCGAAATTTCATAAGCATCAAAaccgaaatttaaatttttaaaacaagcccacttacagcGTAATTGGTGCTAAAAAAACGTGGATGCTTGGCTTCGAGAACTGGGTCGTTTCTCGTTCTTGCTCGGACAGCGTTTTGGCTTCGATTTCTAGCCTAACCTTGAGATGGATTTGGAGCAAAATTTCGGCTAGGGGAGTTGCTGGAATTTCGAGATTATGCAGCAAGGGAATTCGAAATTGGGGTGTGGGGAATGATTAAGGGTGGTGGCCTATTTATAGGTGGAGGGGAGAGGTTTTAATGTGACAGCCAAATCTCACGCATAAGGCATCGAAATCACCCGATTTTCTTACCATTTCATCATCAAATCTCTCCTATAATTGACTCTAATTGATCCTAATCCTACAGCCTTGATTGGCTTGATTTTCCTTGGTGGCTAAGTCAAGGATTTGCTTCCAATTTGTGAGATTTAAATCcttgatttttgattttttttttgaatattaatgaATTTCTTTATCTTATTTCCTTGTATCTTGCATGATATACAAATTGGTAATATTCCTacccaaaattcgaaatttgCTTGCAAGGTGTAGATTTAACTGGCTTGGCAATAAAGATTTCAATATGTACCTCTTATTCTACAAAATCTTATGCTAAAAAAAATTCCCCTACAATTATTAATTGTATTTGAGGAAGATTtcggttctcacatccctccatccttatgagaagtttcgtcctcgaaacttgagttGGCTTGGTCACCAAATAGGTAGGGATATTCCTTTCGCATCTTCTCTTTAacttcccaagttgcttctcgcTCAGTGTGGTTGGACCACTGCACTTTGACGTAGGGAATAGTACGTCGCCTAAGAACTTGTTCCTTGGTGTCCACGATTCTTATggggacttcttcgtatttcagTCCTTCTCCCAAGTTTCCTTCGGTCAAGAGTGGTCCTACTTCCAACACGTGACTTGGGTCTGGAATGTACCTCCTCAGTTGGGACACGTGAAACACGTTGTGGATTCTTGACATGCTTGGTGACAGTGCCAGCCTGCATGCTAGCGTGCCCACTTTTTTCAAGATTTCGAATGGTCCAACATATCGAGGGTTCAGTTTCCCGGCATTACTGAATCGGAAAACACCTCTCATAGGCGAGACTTTCACATAAGCCTTCTCGCCCACGTTGAACTCTACAGGCCTTCTTTTAAGATCGGCCCAGCTCTTCTGTCGgtcttgagctgccttgagCTTTTCTAGGACAATTTTGACCTTGTCCACTGTCATCTATACTAGATCGGGTACCACTAAGGCTTTCTCTCCCACTTCGTCCCAATAAAGTGGTGATCGACATTTCTTTCCATAGAGAGCTTCGTATGGGGCCATTCCGATACTGCTGTGGTAACTGTTGTTGTAAGCAAACTCAATTAAGGGTAGGTGAGTGCTCCAATTGCTATTGAATTCAAGGGAGcatgctctcagcatatcttctaggCCAGATTTGGATGGTTCTCTCAGTTTgcccatcggtttgaggatgataggcAGTACTTAGGGTCACTTTCGTTCCCATAGCCTcctgaaagctcttccaaaagcGTGAGAcgaacctcggatctctgtgGGATTGGATGCTCACTGGCACTccatgcagtctcacaatattaTCCGTGTACAGCGAAGCCAATTTGTCGAGAATGTAATTCATGCGGACGGGTAGGAAGTGTGCAGTCTTCGTGAGTCTGTCCACGATCACCCATATACCGTCGTGACTTTGCCTAGACTTTGGCAAtcctaccacaaagtccatggaaatatgctcccatttccactcgggaatttCCAAAGGTTGCAGTAATCCTCCAGGCCGTTGGTGTTCGGCTTTGACCTGCTGGCATACCTGACATCTGGAGACGAATTCAGCCACATCTCTTTTCATGCCATTCCACCAAAAATTATTCTTGAGATCCCTGTACATTTTCGTACTGCCTGGATGGACTGAGAATTTTGACTTGTGCGCCTCTGCCATTATCTCTTGGCGAAGGTTATCACTGTCAGGCAAACACAGTCTTCCTTTCATCCACAAGATTCCCTTGTCATCAATTTTATGATCCTGAGATTTCCCTTCTCTGACTTGCTCCTTAAGTTTGGTCAGTGCTGGGTCTCGATCTTGCTTTAACTTGACGGTCTCCAGTAGACATGGCTGAGCCGAGAGGGAAGCTAGAGTCACTTTTCCTGGGTCTTTCCGACTTAGCACATCGGCCACTTTGtttgctttacccgggtggtagcttaTGGTCAAGTCATAATCTTTCAGAAGTTCGATCCATCGCCTTTGCCTCATAGTtagttccttttgggtgaacaaGTATTTGAGGCTCTGATGGTCTGCAAAGATTTCACATTTAGCACCATAgaggtagtgcctccaaatctttaaggcgaaGACAACCGCTGCTAGTtccagatcatgagtagggtagttctgCTCGTGTGGTTTCAATTGCCTTGATGCGTAGGCGATCACTCTTCCTTCCTGCATGAGTACGCATCCTAGACCTTCCTTAGAGGCGTCACTGTAGATAGTGAAATCTCTATTCTCTGATGGCAGGATCAATACTGGCGTGGATGCGAGTTTCTCTTTTAATGTCTGGAAACTCTGCTCGCAAATTTCACTCAAGATGAATTTAGAATTCTTCTGTGTGAGTTTCGACAGTGGTACGGCTATGGAGGAGAACCCTTCGACAAACTTCCGGTAGTAACCTGTCAGTCCAAGAAAGCTTCTGATGTcagtggcgttcttaggtctCGGCCACTCTGTAATTGCATGTACTTTCTTTGGATCAACTGATACTCCTGCTTTCGAAATTACATGTCCTAGGAAGGACACACTTTttagccagaattcacacttgaTGAACTTAGCATAGAGCTTATTTTCTCTTAAGGTCTGCAGAGCAAGGTGAAGGTGCTCTTCATGGCTCGTCTCGTTAGGAGAATAGACGAGGATATCGTCGATGAATACCACTATGAACCGATCCAAGAATGGCTTGAATACTCTGTTCATCAGATCCATGAATGCTGCTGGTGCGTTTGTTagaccaaacggcatcactgtaaattcataatgtccatatctggTTCGAAAGGCTGTCTTGGGGATATCTTCAGCCCTGACCTTCAATTGGTGGTAACCTGTCCTCAGAGCCAGTTTAGAAAAGACGGCGGCCCTTTTAAGCTGATCAAACAGATCGTCTATCCGAGGTAGAGGGTACCtgttcttgattgtgatcttgttcagttctctATAATCGATGCACAATATCATActcccgtctttcttcttcacgaagagtactggagctccccacggggacACACTCGGTCGGATTTGTCTTttatctagcaattcttggagttgttcTTTCAGCTCCTTGAGTTCggctggtgccattctgtaaggtgctttagagattgGCGCAGCACCGGGAACCAGATTGATTTCGAACTCCACTTCGTGGTTCGGGACCGTCCCCGAgagttcttctggaaaaacatcTGGGAACTCTCTTACTGTAGGGATGTCCTCCAGTTTCAACTCgatttcttcttttatttcactGACCATTGTTACGTAGATGTCTTCTCCGGatttcatggctttccaagcTTGAGATGCGGAAAGCAGTGACTTTCGTTCTTTGGATTTACCATGAAAGACGACTTCCTCCTGATCTGGGGTCCGGAGTTTGACTCTCTTTCCCTTACAATCTACTATCGCACTGTTTCTtgctaaccaatccatccctaaGATGATGTCAAAACCGACCATGATCAACTGTATCAGGTCGGCACTAAAAGGCTGCTCACCAATACTGATTATACAATCCCTATAGATTTCGTCAGTTTCAATGGCTCTACTTGTAGGTGTGGCTATTCGAAAGGGCTCATTTAGTTTCTCGGGCTTACATCCTAACGTCTTAGCAAATCTCTTagacataaaagaatgtgtagcaCCACAGTCCAATAACACATAAGCAGGCACTAGCTGAATAAATATGGTACCTGACACAACATCGTTCGCATCGTCTGCCTCCTCTTGCGTCATGGCAAACACCCTGGCATTTGGTTTGTTCTCCCGTGGTTTATTGGCATTCACCCCTGAGTTTGATCCGTCTCCTTTACCCGGTCCACTTGTCCTGTTGGTGGCGTCTGGACATTCTGCCATACGGTGTCCTGGTTTCCCGCATCCAAAGCAGACACCGCTCGCTCTACGATAATCTACCAGGTGTCGTAAGTGGCAAGTTGTGCAAGGCTTAATAGCTTTGTAGTTAGTGGCAGGTGAAGGCCCTTTAGATGGTCCACTGGACTGGTTAGGCTTCTTGAAAGTCTGCTGTTATGCGAGGACTGACTGTTCATAGgctttttgtttttaaattcctTCTCCCTGCGCTGTATATCAGCTTCATCTCGGATAGCTGCGCCTATCAAGTCTGAAAATTTGGCAGGTTGGTAGACTGTTAGGGCTGACTGGATCATGCTGTTCAACCCCTTCTTAAAGCGGTGCAATTTCAAAACTTCGTCCGCCATGATTGCCGGAGCATAAGATCCTAGGGCATTGAACTGGGAGGTGTATTCCACAACTGACATGTCTGGAGCTTGATTGAGATTTTCAAACTCACTCAGTTTCTGCAGTCTGACCTCGGCTGGATAATACTGTTTCAGAAAAGCTTCTCTAAAATGCTGTCAAGTGACTGGTCCTGCAGCTGTCATGGCTGGTGAGATTGCTTCCCACCACTTTCCTGCTCTATCCTCCAAGAAAGGCACAACCACATCCACTTTCAGTACCTCAGGGACTTCCAACAGTCGCAGCTGAGTCTCCACGCTTTTCAGCCAACTCTGGCTAACTTCAGGGTCGGCGGCGCCACTAAAAGTTGGACACCTGTTCTAGCGCAGTGATTCATAATGGAACTTGACTCCGTGCTGTGGTGGTGGTTGATTAGCGTTCGGGTTCACTAACCCTTGCAGTATCGTTGCCACGATCGTGGCTATGGCCATCAGGTCGGCCTGGTTAAGACTGAACCCAGGTGGTGGTCCATTGTCCTCTTCAT encodes the following:
- the LOC140979101 gene encoding uncharacterized protein; translated protein: MTVDKVKIVLEKLKAAQDRQKSWADLKRRPVEFNVGEKAYVKVSPMRGVFRFSNAGKLNPRYVGPFEILKKVGTLACRLALSPSMSRIHNVFHVSQLRRYIPDPSHVLEVGPLLTEGNLGEGLKYEEVPIRIVDTKEQVLRRRTIPYVKVQWSNHTEREATWEVKEKMRKEYPYLFDYCATPEGYPICTEK